The following proteins are co-located in the uncultured Draconibacterium sp. genome:
- the bglX gene encoding beta-glucosidase BglX encodes MKHFFSLFAMGMFLVLTGCLKQNTEEQWMNDPKILDLIQQMTLEEKMGQMHQINGFGGQVPENLKQDIIDGKVGSILNEVDVKAINEIQRIALEESRLGIPVIIGRDVIHGFKTVFPIPLGQAATWNPELVKKGAEVAAKEAWSSGVNWTFAPMIDISRDARWGRIAESCGEDPFLTSVMGVAMVEGFQGDDLSADGSILACAKHFAGYGAAEGGRDYNTTLIPENELRNVYLKSFHAAQQAGVGTFMSGFNDLNGVPATGNRFLLRKVLRDEWNFDGFVVSDWASVTEMISHGFAADPKEAAYKAISAGVDMEMTSDSYKNHLKELIEEGKINERLLDEAVYRILKIKFDLGLFNDPYVQEEDQNQFALPEYLEAAKQAAVQSMVLLKNEQQILPFTSSINKVAVIGPMANQKYEQLGTWIFDGDSDLTITPLEALKSELGESKVLFSEGLKYTRSKDKTGFSEALATAKKADVVVVCVGEEAILSGEAHCRASLDLPGAQNELIEEVSKAGKPIVLVVMAGRPLAIGGVSKHAEAVLYAFHPGTMGGPALADLLLGVANPSAKLPVTFPKAAGQIPIYYNHKNTGRPVDPNAWTCIDDIPLNSYQTSLGNTSHYLDLGFAPLYPFGFGLSYTTFEYKNLKIETPKVKLGGDIIASVTLENTGNFVGEEVVQLYIRDLVGSVTRPVKELKGFERVQLKPGESKKVSFKINTSDLAFFNPEMEEVTEPGEFHLWIGGSSDTNLRTEFVVE; translated from the coding sequence ATGAAACACTTTTTTAGTCTTTTTGCGATGGGAATGTTTCTGGTTTTAACCGGATGCCTCAAACAAAACACGGAAGAACAGTGGATGAACGATCCGAAAATCCTTGACTTGATTCAACAAATGACCCTGGAAGAAAAAATGGGGCAAATGCATCAGATAAATGGTTTTGGGGGTCAGGTGCCTGAAAATTTAAAACAGGATATTATCGATGGGAAAGTGGGTTCCATATTAAATGAAGTGGATGTAAAGGCGATCAATGAAATTCAGCGAATTGCCCTTGAGGAAAGTCGCCTGGGAATTCCTGTTATCATTGGCCGCGATGTGATTCATGGTTTTAAAACGGTATTTCCTATTCCTTTGGGACAGGCTGCTACCTGGAATCCTGAGTTGGTGAAAAAAGGCGCCGAGGTAGCCGCAAAAGAAGCGTGGTCGTCGGGTGTAAACTGGACTTTTGCGCCAATGATTGATATTAGCCGCGATGCACGCTGGGGACGAATAGCAGAAAGTTGTGGCGAAGATCCGTTCTTAACTTCGGTGATGGGTGTTGCAATGGTGGAAGGTTTTCAGGGAGATGATTTAAGCGCCGACGGTTCGATTTTGGCCTGTGCCAAACACTTTGCCGGATACGGTGCCGCGGAGGGTGGACGCGACTACAACACTACACTTATTCCTGAAAATGAACTGCGCAATGTGTATCTGAAATCGTTTCATGCCGCGCAGCAAGCAGGTGTTGGAACATTTATGTCGGGTTTTAACGATTTAAATGGAGTACCTGCAACGGGTAACCGCTTTTTGCTTCGAAAAGTTTTGCGCGACGAGTGGAATTTCGATGGTTTTGTGGTAAGCGACTGGGCTTCGGTAACCGAAATGATTTCGCATGGTTTCGCTGCCGATCCGAAAGAGGCAGCTTACAAAGCAATTTCTGCCGGAGTGGATATGGAAATGACTTCAGACTCGTATAAAAATCACTTAAAAGAATTGATTGAGGAAGGTAAAATTAATGAACGTTTGCTGGATGAAGCGGTGTACCGGATTTTAAAAATAAAGTTCGATTTGGGATTGTTTAACGATCCTTATGTACAGGAAGAAGACCAGAACCAGTTTGCTTTGCCTGAATACCTTGAGGCTGCAAAACAGGCTGCCGTGCAGAGTATGGTACTGTTGAAAAACGAGCAACAGATTTTGCCTTTTACCAGTAGTATTAATAAAGTGGCAGTAATTGGTCCAATGGCCAATCAAAAATACGAACAGCTGGGCACGTGGATTTTTGATGGCGACAGCGATTTGACAATTACTCCGCTAGAAGCCTTAAAATCGGAACTGGGAGAAAGTAAAGTTCTTTTTTCGGAAGGATTAAAGTACACTCGTTCGAAAGATAAAACAGGTTTTAGTGAGGCGCTCGCCACTGCAAAAAAAGCAGATGTTGTTGTGGTATGTGTGGGAGAAGAAGCCATTCTTTCGGGAGAAGCGCACTGCCGGGCGTCGCTCGATTTGCCGGGTGCACAAAACGAATTAATAGAAGAAGTTTCGAAAGCCGGAAAACCAATTGTTTTGGTTGTAATGGCCGGACGGCCTCTTGCCATTGGCGGTGTAAGCAAACACGCAGAAGCGGTGCTTTATGCATTTCATCCGGGAACGATGGGTGGCCCTGCACTGGCCGATTTATTACTGGGAGTTGCAAATCCGTCGGCTAAATTGCCGGTTACTTTCCCGAAGGCTGCAGGCCAAATTCCAATTTATTACAACCACAAAAACACAGGCCGACCTGTTGATCCGAATGCCTGGACCTGCATCGATGATATTCCTTTAAACTCGTATCAAACGTCGCTGGGAAATACCTCGCATTATCTCGATTTGGGTTTTGCTCCACTTTATCCCTTTGGATTTGGATTGTCGTACACCACTTTTGAGTATAAAAACCTAAAAATTGAAACGCCAAAAGTAAAACTGGGCGGCGACATAATTGCCTCGGTAACTTTAGAGAACACCGGTAATTTTGTTGGCGAAGAAGTGGTACAACTTTACATTCGCGATTTGGTTGGATCGGTTACTCGTCCGGTAAAAGAATTGAAGGGATTTGAGCGGGTTCAGTTAAAACCCGGTGAATCGAAAAAAGTAAGTTTCAAAATCAATACTTCTGATCTGGCCTTTTTTAATCCGGAAATGGAGGAAGTAACGGAACCCGGTGAATTTCATTTGTGGATTGGTGGCAGTTCGGACACTAATTTGCGCACCGAATTTGTTGTGGAGTAA
- a CDS encoding T9SS type A sorting domain-containing protein yields MKFILTIFIIIISLNVFGQVGALVWEDNFNTGQLDLSKWSYETGTGVNGDFGTGQLDRATDRTTNVSFQNAITGAEDGCLVITTQKEFYIDRNYTSGRINTAGKASWGPGHRIVARVFPRDVKQMGQGFAFWMMPDEIPASWDYLMWPQGGEVDIMEYVGSIPYHNLGSVHYAWFWQNNQWVDWNHGHMGAYYSYEKQEVPLPAEPGYGNYPPTPGNVNAGSAGFHTYGIDWYADRMEFFVDDNVYHIHYFNDGDAFYKDGQDGFNINTKNGKRVAVSEYSNHFSEWYPFEHKMYPILSAGVGGSQNTYGGAVVSEAQFPCSVFIDWVKVYKLDTEVGVENREAESMLKVYPNPASDLLHVQIKNPENFWVRISDSSGKIQLEKALDETATINTSELKSGLYLVSLTNSEITHTKTIIIQ; encoded by the coding sequence ATGAAATTTATTCTCACCATATTCATTATTATCATCAGCTTGAACGTTTTTGGGCAGGTTGGTGCTTTGGTGTGGGAAGATAATTTTAACACCGGGCAGCTCGACCTGAGTAAGTGGAGTTACGAAACAGGAACCGGTGTAAACGGTGATTTTGGAACCGGACAACTGGACAGGGCCACCGACCGGACTACGAATGTTAGTTTTCAGAATGCTATTACCGGAGCGGAAGACGGATGTTTGGTAATAACCACACAAAAAGAATTTTACATCGACAGAAATTACACCAGTGGGAGAATCAATACAGCAGGAAAAGCTTCGTGGGGTCCGGGCCATCGTATTGTTGCACGTGTTTTTCCGCGCGATGTAAAACAAATGGGGCAAGGTTTTGCCTTTTGGATGATGCCCGACGAAATACCTGCAAGTTGGGATTACCTGATGTGGCCTCAGGGAGGCGAAGTCGATATTATGGAGTATGTTGGTTCTATTCCGTACCACAATCTGGGCAGCGTTCATTATGCCTGGTTTTGGCAAAACAATCAATGGGTTGACTGGAACCACGGACACATGGGAGCGTATTACAGTTACGAAAAACAAGAAGTACCGCTGCCGGCAGAACCCGGTTACGGAAATTATCCGCCAACACCCGGAAATGTGAATGCCGGGAGTGCTGGTTTTCATACATACGGAATTGACTGGTATGCCGACCGGATGGAATTTTTTGTGGACGATAATGTGTACCACATCCATTATTTTAACGATGGAGATGCTTTTTACAAGGATGGGCAAGACGGCTTTAATATCAACACAAAAAATGGGAAACGAGTAGCCGTTTCGGAGTATTCCAACCATTTTTCGGAGTGGTATCCGTTTGAACACAAAATGTATCCGATATTAAGTGCAGGAGTGGGTGGCAGTCAAAATACATACGGAGGTGCTGTGGTTTCTGAAGCTCAGTTTCCGTGCTCGGTTTTTATCGATTGGGTAAAGGTTTATAAACTGGATACCGAAGTGGGAGTTGAAAACAGGGAAGCAGAATCAATGTTGAAAGTGTATCCCAACCCGGCCAGTGATTTGCTTCACGTTCAAATTAAAAATCCGGAAAACTTTTGGGTACGAATTTCGGATAGTAGCGGTAAGATACAACTGGAAAAGGCGCTTGACGAAACAGCGACAATAAATACTTCGGAACTAAAAAGCGGACTTTATCTTGTTTCGCTCACCAACAGCGAAATAACACATACAAAAACGATAATTATTCAATAA
- a CDS encoding TonB-dependent receptor gives MFKFILAGIFILASIAGFAQNGGTVSGRIFDGTTNEPLPYATILLNVNNKAMYGAISGEDGRFVISGVAKGEYVVKCSFVGYKNTELSLLVGDLNNIFDLGKIQLNSASEKLDEVTITTKREIISSNLDKKTFNLADNIAQSSGSVLDAMKTMPGVTVDSDGKVMLRGSDKVMILMDGKQSSLTGFGNQKGLDNIPAANIESIEIINNPSAKYDATGMAGIINIVYKKENQQGVNGEFGIAYGLGALTKPKDDLPTDLGSYSMNPKYIPSFSLNRKTDKTNTYIRSEAMFLNRLPNNEFTTRNYNNGNSIISQVPENRTQQHYILNGGLDWFINENNTLTFSGILDWESHVDTAQVPYINETSHERLRFWHWNEEEITGYLNFALNYTHNFAEPGHKIDFRAQYTRGWEDESYFLNDSSSFRQGTDATHILATEHTTNVSADYVKPLHSGRLEAGTKFQWRRLPVEYTITPGEGSIIYPGMGDWSDWGEDIYAGYLNYIYERPKLDIEAGLRTEYTKVFYTIAPENIYYPENDSYDYFKLFPNVRVTYKMNENNRISAFYNRRVDRPGEPELRIFPKYDDPELMKVGNPYLRPQFSQTFELAYKNIWESGSVFLSAYHRIIDDAFQRVYSMDESNSDYTIINKIYQNTGSATNTGLELVFSQQIVKVWKLSGSFNAYNNKIDAYSGIMYFPYERPFSIESTSDKTWDMKVNNQIKLPQGLEIQLTGVYYADKAIPQGKQFARSSFDLGIKKQILEGKGELLFSFSDIFNNFGIRQEYNGDGFTALYENYYETQVARLGFKYKF, from the coding sequence ATGTTCAAATTCATTTTAGCAGGCATATTCATCCTCGCCAGTATTGCCGGTTTTGCCCAAAATGGCGGAACAGTTTCGGGCCGGATTTTTGACGGAACTACAAACGAACCTCTTCCGTATGCAACAATTCTTTTAAATGTGAATAACAAAGCAATGTACGGTGCCATTTCCGGAGAAGATGGCCGTTTTGTAATTTCAGGAGTAGCAAAAGGCGAGTATGTAGTAAAGTGTTCATTTGTGGGGTATAAAAACACCGAACTTTCCTTACTTGTGGGCGATTTAAATAACATTTTCGACCTGGGAAAAATTCAATTAAATTCTGCTTCCGAAAAACTGGACGAAGTAACCATAACAACAAAGCGGGAAATTATTTCTTCAAATTTGGATAAGAAGACTTTTAATCTCGCCGATAATATTGCGCAGTCGAGCGGATCGGTACTTGATGCCATGAAAACGATGCCGGGTGTAACTGTTGATTCGGATGGCAAAGTAATGTTGCGCGGAAGCGACAAGGTTATGATTCTTATGGATGGCAAACAGTCGAGTCTTACCGGGTTCGGGAACCAGAAAGGGCTTGACAATATACCGGCTGCCAACATCGAAAGTATTGAAATAATCAACAATCCATCGGCAAAATACGATGCCACCGGAATGGCCGGAATTATTAATATTGTCTATAAAAAAGAGAATCAACAGGGGGTAAACGGAGAATTTGGTATTGCTTACGGATTGGGTGCTCTAACCAAACCCAAAGACGACCTGCCAACAGACTTAGGCAGTTATTCAATGAATCCCAAATACATCCCCAGTTTTAGTTTGAACCGAAAAACCGACAAAACAAATACCTACATCCGATCGGAAGCCATGTTTTTGAACAGACTGCCAAACAATGAATTTACAACACGTAATTACAACAATGGGAATAGTATTATTTCGCAGGTTCCGGAGAACAGAACTCAACAACATTACATTTTAAACGGAGGCTTAGACTGGTTTATTAATGAAAACAATACTTTAACTTTTTCAGGCATTTTGGATTGGGAAAGCCATGTTGATACGGCACAGGTTCCGTATATTAATGAGACAAGCCATGAACGATTACGCTTTTGGCACTGGAACGAAGAAGAGATTACCGGCTACCTGAACTTTGCCCTCAACTATACACACAATTTTGCAGAGCCCGGTCATAAAATCGACTTTAGAGCACAATACACCAGAGGTTGGGAAGACGAAAGTTATTTTTTAAACGACAGCTCATCCTTCCGTCAGGGAACCGATGCAACCCATATTTTAGCAACCGAACATACCACAAATGTTTCGGCCGACTACGTAAAACCTCTGCATAGCGGAAGATTGGAAGCTGGAACCAAATTCCAGTGGAGACGTTTACCGGTGGAGTACACAATTACTCCGGGCGAAGGCTCAATTATTTATCCGGGAATGGGCGATTGGTCTGACTGGGGTGAAGACATTTATGCCGGCTACCTGAACTACATTTACGAACGTCCGAAGTTGGATATCGAAGCCGGTTTAAGAACCGAATACACAAAAGTTTTTTACACCATAGCACCCGAAAACATTTATTACCCCGAAAACGATTCGTACGATTATTTTAAGTTGTTTCCCAATGTTAGAGTTACTTATAAAATGAATGAGAACAACCGAATTTCAGCTTTTTACAACCGCCGGGTTGACCGGCCGGGAGAACCCGAACTTCGCATTTTTCCAAAATACGACGACCCGGAATTGATGAAGGTTGGCAATCCGTATTTGCGCCCCCAATTTAGTCAGACTTTTGAGTTGGCATATAAAAACATATGGGAAAGCGGCTCTGTATTTTTGTCGGCATATCATCGGATAATCGACGATGCTTTTCAACGTGTTTACAGTATGGATGAATCGAATTCAGATTATACCATCATCAACAAAATTTACCAAAATACAGGAAGTGCAACAAACACAGGACTGGAGCTGGTTTTTAGTCAGCAAATTGTAAAAGTGTGGAAACTCTCGGGAAGTTTTAATGCCTATAACAATAAAATTGATGCCTACAGCGGCATTATGTATTTCCCGTATGAAAGACCTTTTTCAATTGAATCAACTTCAGACAAAACCTGGGACATGAAAGTGAACAACCAAATCAAACTTCCGCAAGGTCTGGAGATTCAACTTACCGGTGTTTATTATGCCGATAAGGCCATTCCTCAGGGAAAACAATTTGCACGCTCATCGTTTGATTTGGGAATAAAAAAACAAATTCTTGAGGGCAAAGGCGAACTACTCTTTTCTTTCTCCGACATCTTTAACAATTTTGGAATTCGTCAGGAATACAATGGCGACGGATTTACAGCTTTATACGAAAACTATTATGAAACGCAGGTAGCGCGTTTGGGTTTTAAATACAAATTCTGA
- a CDS encoding sugar phosphate isomerase/epimerase, translating to MEKREFLKRLGLLTAGGVVAGSVNPVAASSMVDGFAKKKEIGLQIYSLGRELVADVPNGLKKIKDIGYSAIELAGYGNRKMGEYSVEEYRKLADDAGLKITSSHVNPPTREITKDKLGEIADFWKQTVEDHVKFGVKTLVQPMMPSVKTHDDVAVVCESFNQAGEIAKSAGIKFGYHNHHMEFERIVTEEDKKKQTNPWMPVGDVIYDLFLNGTDPGLVFFEMDVYWTVMGSNDPLEYFEKYAGRFPVLHIKDRSVLGQSGMMNFQNIFTKAYENGLNEFYVELEGIRKGDKTQFEGVAECYDYLAKAPFVK from the coding sequence ATGGAAAAAAGAGAATTTTTAAAAAGACTTGGGCTTTTAACAGCAGGTGGAGTTGTTGCCGGTAGTGTAAATCCGGTAGCTGCCTCATCAATGGTTGATGGTTTTGCCAAGAAAAAAGAGATAGGATTACAAATTTATTCGTTGGGTCGCGAACTTGTGGCTGACGTACCGAATGGTTTGAAAAAGATAAAGGACATTGGATACAGCGCAATTGAGTTGGCAGGTTATGGCAACCGGAAAATGGGCGAGTATTCAGTAGAAGAATATCGTAAACTTGCCGACGACGCTGGTTTGAAGATTACAAGTTCGCATGTAAATCCTCCAACCCGTGAAATTACAAAAGATAAGTTGGGAGAGATTGCTGATTTTTGGAAACAAACCGTTGAAGACCATGTAAAATTTGGTGTAAAAACACTGGTTCAGCCCATGATGCCAAGTGTAAAAACACACGATGATGTTGCTGTTGTATGCGAATCGTTTAATCAGGCCGGAGAAATTGCAAAATCGGCAGGAATTAAATTCGGATACCACAACCATCACATGGAGTTTGAGCGTATTGTTACCGAAGAGGACAAAAAGAAACAAACCAATCCGTGGATGCCAGTGGGCGACGTGATTTATGATTTGTTTTTGAATGGTACGGATCCTGGTCTTGTATTTTTTGAAATGGATGTGTACTGGACAGTTATGGGAAGTAACGATCCACTTGAGTATTTCGAAAAATACGCCGGTCGTTTCCCTGTTCTGCACATTAAAGATCGTTCAGTACTTGGACAATCAGGAATGATGAACTTCCAGAACATATTCACAAAAGCATACGAAAATGGCTTGAATGAATTTTATGTGGAACTTGAAGGAATAAGAAAAGGTGATAAAACACAATTCGAAGGTGTGGCTGAATGTTATGATTATTTAGCCAAAGCTCCATTTGTAAAATAA
- a CDS encoding family 16 glycosylhydrolase — translation MKKQSNPIKYLRLILVLAVITSVFSACGDEEASATFSADFSFEFIDDNNVRFTNQSEGEYYLLDWDFANGETAANSDKSKVYEMYYRQAGVYTVRLTVIDFDGNRETVKKDVTITNNDLVVAFTATVDAGNSNKINLVNTSVGEYDSFKWIYRGKEILGETNAVAYFPFAGSYEIELQLTKGGNVFSEKQTVNISGDDPEYIDSFVLSWADEFDGTAVNTSDWTFETGASGWGNNELQNYTNGANAEVKDGLLVLTARKINDNTAIGSYTSTRLISSGKKEFTYGKMEIRAKLPSGKGIWPAIWMLGANIGSVSWPACGEIDIMEYVGYQPNTVHATVHTNAGSGSNGSGSSKTLATAEEEFHVYGLIWTEKEMIFYTDSPENVTHRYAPSVKNADNWPFDKPQFFILNVAVGGNWGGAQGIDNSIFPQSMEIDYVRVYQPLE, via the coding sequence ATGAAAAAACAATCAAATCCAATAAAATACCTGCGACTCATTTTAGTTCTGGCAGTTATCACTTCGGTGTTTTCTGCTTGTGGAGATGAGGAAGCAAGTGCGACTTTTAGCGCTGATTTTAGCTTCGAGTTCATCGACGATAACAATGTTCGGTTTACCAATCAGTCGGAAGGGGAATATTATCTTCTCGACTGGGATTTTGCCAATGGCGAAACCGCCGCCAATTCGGATAAATCAAAAGTATACGAAATGTATTATCGTCAGGCAGGAGTTTATACAGTGCGACTAACTGTTATTGACTTTGATGGAAACCGCGAAACGGTAAAAAAGGATGTGACCATAACCAACAACGATTTGGTGGTGGCTTTTACAGCAACGGTTGATGCCGGCAATTCGAATAAAATAAACCTGGTAAATACTTCGGTTGGCGAATACGATTCGTTTAAATGGATTTACAGAGGTAAAGAAATTTTGGGCGAAACAAATGCTGTGGCTTATTTTCCGTTTGCGGGCAGCTACGAAATAGAATTGCAGCTTACAAAAGGAGGCAATGTTTTTTCTGAAAAACAAACCGTAAACATTTCGGGTGATGATCCGGAGTACATCGACAGCTTTGTTTTAAGTTGGGCCGACGAGTTTGACGGAACGGCTGTGAATACTTCGGACTGGACCTTTGAAACAGGCGCCAGTGGCTGGGGAAACAACGAATTGCAAAACTATACAAATGGCGCCAATGCCGAAGTTAAAGATGGTCTTCTGGTTTTAACGGCACGAAAAATAAATGATAATACTGCTATCGGTTCATATACCTCAACACGATTGATTAGCAGTGGCAAAAAGGAATTTACTTACGGGAAAATGGAGATTCGGGCAAAATTGCCTTCCGGTAAAGGAATTTGGCCGGCCATTTGGATGCTCGGTGCCAATATCGGCTCGGTGAGCTGGCCGGCGTGCGGCGAGATTGATATTATGGAATATGTTGGATATCAGCCGAATACTGTTCATGCAACCGTGCATACAAATGCGGGTTCAGGGTCAAACGGAAGTGGAAGCAGTAAAACGCTGGCAACTGCCGAAGAGGAGTTTCATGTTTACGGTTTAATATGGACCGAGAAAGAAATGATTTTTTATACCGACTCGCCTGAAAATGTGACACACCGTTATGCTCCATCGGTAAAAAATGCCGATAACTGGCCCTTTGATAAGCCACAGTTTTTTATTCTGAATGTGGCTGTTGGAGGAAACTGGGGCGGAGCACAGGGAATTGACAATTCGATTTTTCCGCAAAGTATGGAGATCGATTATGTGCGTGTTTATCAGCCGCTTGAATAA
- a CDS encoding Gfo/Idh/MocA family oxidoreductase translates to MSQKESSQLNRRKFLGLSALGLTGLTVLPSWVIDGVKIAPSDRVTMGFIGLGQQGMNDFASFASVPGLQVAACCDVDTMKTERFKRKVQEWQESKGVAARCDKYERYEEMLERKDIDAVEVCSPDHWHALMTIHACQAGKDVYVQKPLSFTITEAQKMVRVANDNKRIVQVGSQQRSSAEFQKAIELVQAGAIGHIDKIYAKVGAPPTPLDLPEQAVPGNLNFNLWMGPLNDPKIHYHPDLCPPISVDPPEREKLWGAWRWYRETGNGFTADWGAHMFDIAQAAIGMDGSGPSEIIPKGYNGQEYLTFKYQSGVVMTEQAYLEDMPDAQGIKFIGDKGWIEVARGYLACSDSSLVPEKLAGRRPKNLTPEERKKMYEEMMKAQAKGGGSFEISSPHMENFIDSVRSRQKPIAPIEVGASTAIACCLGNMTTELERPVNWNPATQSFGEDKEAWNHRLYHYKYRGSYKL, encoded by the coding sequence ATGAGTCAAAAAGAATCGAGTCAATTAAATCGAAGAAAATTTTTGGGTCTCTCAGCACTGGGGTTAACTGGTTTAACAGTTTTACCAAGTTGGGTGATTGATGGAGTAAAAATAGCTCCGAGTGATAGAGTAACAATGGGCTTTATTGGTCTGGGCCAGCAAGGAATGAATGATTTTGCAAGTTTTGCATCAGTTCCTGGTTTGCAGGTTGCTGCTTGTTGCGATGTTGATACCATGAAAACAGAACGTTTTAAACGTAAAGTTCAGGAGTGGCAAGAGTCGAAAGGAGTAGCAGCACGTTGCGATAAATACGAACGCTACGAAGAAATGCTCGAGCGGAAGGATATTGATGCAGTTGAAGTGTGTTCTCCTGATCACTGGCATGCATTAATGACCATTCACGCTTGTCAGGCCGGAAAAGATGTTTATGTACAAAAACCACTTTCGTTTACCATTACTGAAGCTCAAAAAATGGTACGCGTTGCCAACGACAACAAACGTATTGTACAGGTAGGTAGCCAGCAGCGTTCAAGTGCCGAATTCCAAAAAGCAATTGAACTGGTTCAGGCAGGTGCCATTGGCCACATCGATAAAATTTATGCAAAAGTAGGTGCACCACCAACACCACTTGATCTTCCTGAACAAGCTGTTCCGGGTAACCTGAATTTCAACTTGTGGATGGGACCATTAAATGATCCTAAAATCCATTATCATCCTGATCTTTGTCCACCAATTTCAGTTGATCCTCCGGAGAGAGAAAAACTTTGGGGAGCATGGCGTTGGTACCGCGAAACCGGAAACGGTTTTACTGCTGACTGGGGTGCACACATGTTTGATATTGCACAGGCTGCAATCGGTATGGACGGTTCTGGTCCTTCTGAAATTATTCCGAAAGGATACAACGGACAGGAATACCTGACCTTCAAATACCAAAGTGGTGTTGTTATGACCGAACAAGCGTACCTTGAAGATATGCCGGATGCGCAGGGTATTAAGTTTATTGGAGACAAAGGCTGGATTGAAGTAGCACGCGGATATCTGGCATGCTCTGATTCTTCGCTGGTTCCTGAAAAATTAGCGGGTCGTCGTCCAAAAAATCTTACTCCTGAAGAAAGGAAAAAGATGTATGAAGAAATGATGAAAGCTCAGGCAAAAGGTGGTGGTAGTTTCGAAATTAGTTCTCCACACATGGAAAACTTTATCGACAGTGTTCGTTCAAGACAAAAACCAATTGCGCCAATTGAAGTGGGAGCAAGTACAGCAATCGCATGTTGTTTGGGTAACATGACTACCGAACTGGAACGCCCTGTTAATTGGAATCCTGCAACCCAAAGTTTTGGAGAAGATAAAGAAGCCTGGAACCACCGCTTGTATCATTACAAATACAGAGGTTCTTATAAACTGTAA